Proteins encoded in a region of the Roseateles sp. SL47 genome:
- a CDS encoding ABC transporter ATP-binding protein codes for MSPRPDLQVVRSVSPSAADPSARLTRAPRLRIELQSLLLGERPVLQPLSLSPAPQEWTAVVGPNGAGKSTLLRAMAGLLRFQGSLTLDDRDWSSWPARERARHLAWLGQHETTAEELTALDVVMLGRLPHQPWLAPASEADHAAVWHAMQQTQSWEWRHRPLGRLSGGERQRVLLARALAVQSGVLLMDEPLAHLDPPHQSDWVQLVRARVAEGAAIVSVLHELNIALQADRLVVMDQGRIVHQGAPHDPATHAALQTVFHHRLHILQVQGRWIALNA; via the coding sequence ATGAGCCCGCGGCCTGACCTCCAGGTGGTGCGCAGCGTCAGCCCATCCGCTGCTGATCCGTCGGCCCGACTGACCCGTGCCCCCCGCCTGCGCATCGAGCTGCAGTCGCTCTTGCTGGGTGAGCGCCCGGTGCTGCAGCCGCTGAGCCTTTCGCCCGCCCCGCAGGAATGGACGGCCGTGGTGGGCCCCAACGGCGCGGGCAAGTCCACCCTGCTGCGTGCCATGGCCGGCCTGCTGCGCTTCCAGGGCAGCCTGACCCTGGACGATCGTGACTGGTCCTCCTGGCCCGCGCGTGAACGGGCCCGCCACCTGGCATGGCTGGGCCAGCACGAGACCACCGCCGAAGAGCTGACGGCCCTGGATGTGGTCATGCTGGGCCGCCTGCCGCATCAGCCCTGGCTCGCCCCTGCGAGCGAGGCCGACCATGCCGCCGTGTGGCACGCCATGCAGCAGACCCAAAGCTGGGAATGGCGACACCGTCCCTTGGGTCGCCTCTCCGGGGGCGAGCGTCAACGGGTGCTGCTGGCGCGTGCGCTGGCGGTGCAGTCCGGTGTGCTGCTGATGGACGAACCGCTGGCCCATCTGGACCCGCCGCATCAGAGCGACTGGGTGCAACTGGTGCGCGCACGTGTGGCCGAAGGGGCGGCCATCGTCAGCGTGCTGCATGAACTCAACATCGCCCTGCAGGCCGATCGCCTCGTGGTGATGGACCAGGGGCGCATCGTCCACCAGGGCGCTCCTCACGACCCCGCCACCCATGCTGCCCTGCAGACCGTGTTCCACCACCGGCTGCACATCCTGCAGGTGCAGGGCCGCTGGATCGCGCTCAACGCCTGA
- the cobO gene encoding cob(I)yrinic acid a,c-diamide adenosyltransferase produces the protein MEIEQPPVDRERIIPSGERRGLILVHTGNGKGKSTAAFGLALRAHGRGKLVKIYQFMKVPSARFGEHRMFETLGIPIEGLGDGFSWKSKDLEHSAQLARDGWERAKATIDAGEHFLVVLDEIMYPLRYGWLPLEPVLQTLKDRPSHVHVVLTGRNAPQELVDLADTVTEMTQVKHHFTAGVPAQRGIED, from the coding sequence ATGGAAATCGAACAACCGCCCGTCGATCGCGAACGCATCATCCCGTCCGGCGAGCGCCGGGGTCTGATCCTGGTTCACACCGGCAACGGCAAGGGCAAGAGCACGGCCGCCTTCGGCCTGGCCTTGCGGGCCCATGGGCGCGGCAAGCTGGTGAAGATCTACCAGTTCATGAAGGTGCCCAGCGCCCGCTTTGGAGAACATCGGATGTTCGAGACCCTCGGCATTCCCATCGAAGGCCTGGGTGACGGTTTCTCCTGGAAGAGCAAGGACCTGGAGCATTCGGCTCAGTTGGCGCGGGACGGCTGGGAACGCGCCAAGGCCACCATCGACGCGGGTGAGCACTTTCTGGTGGTGCTGGACGAGATCATGTACCCGCTCCGGTATGGCTGGCTGCCACTGGAGCCGGTGCTGCAGACGCTGAAGGATCGCCCCTCGCATGTGCATGTGGTGCTGACCGGCCGCAATGCGCCGCAGGAACTGGTCGACCTGGCGGACACGGTCACCGAGATGACCCAGGTGAAGCATCACTTCACCGCAGGCGTGCCCGCGCAGCGCGGCATCGAAGATTGA
- a CDS encoding cobyrinate a,c-diamide synthase — protein sequence MLFISAPASGQGKTSITAAIARSAVRRGQRVRVFKTGPDYLDPMVLARASGHPVYQLDLFMGGEDHCRSLLTTAAAQADLVLVEGVMGLFDGAPSSADLAARFGLPVLVVLDASGMAQTFAAVATGLARYRSDIHVAGVVANRVGSPHHARMVAEGLPPDLPLVAALQRQEALSLPERHLGLVQALELPDIDARLDAWADAWEAGEALGVGLSAIPHSQITQCAAPQTDPSINTRFSSPSSASSSAAFSDRFSAPFSDHPLAETPLSGLRIAVAQDACFSFIYPANLDTLRALGAEVLCFSPLAGESLPACDGLWLPGGYPELHAAALQQHVTLFPSLRQHLEAGKPLLAECGGMLVLLDTLTDAEGQTHSMAGLMPGSARLQPRLAALGLQSVDWPEGALRGHSFHYSTMETPLTPVARASNPNGGRTAEPLYQQGALRASYLHHYFPSNPAAVAAFFQSVDGHRVRPA from the coding sequence ATGCTTTTCATCAGTGCTCCGGCCTCCGGCCAGGGCAAGACCAGCATCACCGCCGCCATCGCGCGTTCGGCCGTGCGGCGCGGCCAGCGCGTGCGTGTCTTCAAGACCGGGCCGGACTATCTGGACCCGATGGTGCTGGCACGCGCCAGTGGACACCCGGTGTATCAGTTGGACCTGTTCATGGGCGGCGAGGACCACTGCCGCAGCCTGCTCACAACTGCCGCCGCGCAGGCTGACCTGGTCCTGGTGGAAGGGGTCATGGGCCTGTTTGACGGCGCCCCCAGCAGTGCCGACCTGGCGGCGCGTTTCGGGCTGCCCGTGCTGGTGGTGCTGGATGCTTCGGGCATGGCCCAGACCTTTGCCGCCGTGGCCACCGGCTTGGCCCGCTACCGCAGTGACATCCACGTGGCGGGCGTGGTGGCCAACCGGGTGGGTAGCCCGCACCATGCCCGCATGGTGGCGGAAGGCTTGCCGCCGGATCTGCCGCTGGTGGCCGCCCTGCAACGCCAGGAAGCACTGAGCCTGCCGGAGCGGCATCTGGGCCTGGTGCAGGCCCTGGAGCTGCCGGACATCGACGCCCGGCTGGACGCCTGGGCCGATGCCTGGGAGGCAGGCGAGGCGCTGGGCGTGGGGCTGAGCGCCATCCCTCACAGCCAGATCACCCAGTGCGCCGCCCCGCAGACGGATCCCTCGATCAACACCCGGTTCAGCAGCCCGTCCAGCGCCTCGTCCAGCGCCGCATTCAGCGACCGATTCAGCGCCCCATTCAGCGATCACCCGCTCGCGGAGACACCGCTGAGCGGCCTCCGCATCGCCGTCGCCCAGGACGCCTGCTTCTCCTTCATCTATCCCGCCAACCTCGACACCTTGCGCGCGCTCGGCGCAGAGGTGCTGTGCTTCTCTCCGCTGGCCGGGGAGTCGCTGCCGGCCTGCGATGGGCTGTGGCTGCCTGGCGGTTATCCGGAACTGCATGCAGCAGCCCTGCAGCAGCATGTCACCTTGTTCCCCAGCCTGCGCCAGCATCTGGAAGCCGGCAAGCCGCTGCTGGCCGAATGCGGCGGCATGCTGGTGCTGCTGGACACGCTCACCGATGCCGAGGGCCAGACGCATTCCATGGCCGGCCTGATGCCTGGCAGCGCGCGGTTGCAGCCCCGGCTGGCCGCGCTTGGCCTGCAGTCGGTGGACTGGCCCGAAGGCGCACTGCGCGGCCACAGTTTCCACTACTCCACCATGGAGACCCCGCTCACGCCCGTGGCTCGCGCCAGCAATCCCAATGGGGGCCGCACGGCCGAACCGCTCTATCAGCAGGGCGCGCTGCGGGCGAGCTACCTGCACCATTACTTCCCGTCCAACCCGGCCGCTGTGGCAGCCTTCTTCCAGTCGGTGGATGGCCACCGCGTCCGCCCGGCCTGA
- a CDS encoding FecCD family ABC transporter permease produces the protein MSTRTTIQLAALLLLGAVLLGLGLAVGSTGWSPWFGAHQGWPDETMRQILWDIRAPRSIGAWLAGALLALAGAMAQGLFRNPLADPYLLGCSAGASLGVAALLFAIGLSPTATALALRIGMTGAAFSGAVLAVVLSLLLARGVEHGLRLLLAGVVVGVVLGSGAALLTLINPDALRAMQAFMLGSTGFVGWSAVQVMASVLVLCLLVGLGCSRVLDALTLGEDTARSLGQRLTLIRLLLIAALSLATGAAVAQCGLIAFVGLIAPHLVRSWGPTTHGALLLLSPLTGGALLLSADIGARWMMAPQELPVGIITALLGGSYLLWLMHRRGSALGATR, from the coding sequence ATGAGCACCCGCACCACCATCCAGCTGGCGGCCCTCCTCCTGCTGGGGGCGGTGCTGCTGGGCCTCGGCCTGGCGGTTGGCAGCACGGGCTGGAGCCCCTGGTTCGGTGCGCATCAGGGCTGGCCGGATGAGACGATGCGCCAGATCCTCTGGGACATCCGCGCCCCTCGTTCCATCGGTGCCTGGCTGGCTGGCGCGCTGCTGGCGCTGGCGGGCGCCATGGCCCAGGGCCTGTTTCGCAATCCGCTGGCCGACCCCTACCTGCTGGGCTGCTCGGCCGGCGCATCACTCGGTGTGGCGGCTCTGCTCTTTGCCATCGGCCTGTCCCCCACCGCCACCGCGCTGGCGCTGCGCATTGGCATGACCGGCGCGGCCTTCAGCGGTGCGGTGCTGGCCGTGGTGCTCTCCTTGCTGCTGGCGCGCGGCGTCGAGCACGGGCTGCGCCTGCTGCTGGCCGGTGTGGTGGTGGGTGTCGTGCTTGGCTCCGGCGCGGCCCTGCTGACGCTGATCAATCCGGATGCGCTGCGCGCCATGCAGGCGTTCATGCTGGGCAGCACCGGGTTTGTGGGCTGGAGCGCCGTGCAGGTGATGGCTTCGGTGCTGGTGCTGTGCCTGCTGGTGGGCCTGGGCTGCAGCCGGGTGCTGGATGCGCTCACGCTGGGTGAAGACACCGCGCGATCGCTGGGCCAGCGGCTCACGCTGATTCGCTTGCTGCTGATTGCCGCGCTCTCGCTCGCGACCGGCGCAGCGGTGGCGCAGTGCGGACTCATTGCCTTTGTCGGACTGATTGCACCGCATCTGGTGCGCAGCTGGGGCCCCACCACCCATGGCGCCTTGCTGCTGTTGTCCCCGCTGACCGGCGGGGCGCTGCTGCTGAGCGCGGATATCGGCGCACGCTGGATGATGGCTCCGCAGGAGTTGCCGGTGGGCATCATCACCGCGCTGCTGGGCGGCAGCTACCTGCTGTGGCTGATGCATCGGCGTGGCAGCGCCTTGGGAGCCACGCGATGA
- a CDS encoding ABC transporter substrate-binding protein, translating into MTQRIPQWITQATPVALTGVLACLVGTAVHAAPITLKDDRGSTVTLPDTPRRIISLLPSLTETVCELGDCDKLVGVDRYSNHPARTQALPKLGGLDDTSIEMLVSLKPDVVLLGVSARVIDRLESLGLKVVALEPRSMADVQRVLGKVGQVLNRPEEARRLWNRIDGHIAQSAATLPPAARGLSVYYEVDAGPYGAGSNSFIGEILTRLGARNILPPELGPFPKLNPEFIVRADPQVIMIGQRNALGLPQRPGWAGIRAVKQQRICVWVPAESDVLVRPGPRMSEAAALMARCLRDAAAGPVAWPSVPFNAPPGGMR; encoded by the coding sequence ATGACTCAGCGCATCCCGCAGTGGATCACCCAGGCGACGCCAGTTGCGCTGACAGGGGTCCTCGCCTGCCTGGTCGGCACCGCCGTCCACGCCGCGCCCATCACCCTCAAGGACGATCGCGGCAGCACCGTCACGCTGCCGGACACTCCCCGGCGCATCATCAGCCTGCTGCCTTCCCTCACCGAGACGGTCTGCGAGCTGGGCGACTGCGACAAGCTGGTGGGCGTCGACCGCTATTCCAACCACCCCGCCCGCACCCAGGCGCTGCCCAAGCTCGGTGGCCTGGACGACACCAGCATCGAGATGCTGGTCTCCCTGAAGCCGGACGTGGTGCTGCTGGGGGTGTCAGCCCGCGTGATCGATCGACTGGAGTCGCTGGGGCTGAAGGTCGTGGCGCTGGAACCCAGGAGCATGGCCGATGTGCAGCGCGTGCTGGGCAAGGTGGGCCAGGTGCTCAACCGGCCGGAAGAGGCGCGCCGCCTTTGGAACCGCATCGATGGCCATATTGCCCAGAGCGCCGCCACCCTGCCCCCAGCCGCACGCGGGCTGAGCGTGTATTACGAAGTGGACGCCGGCCCCTACGGCGCTGGCAGCAATTCCTTCATCGGTGAGATCCTCACCCGCCTGGGCGCCCGCAACATCCTGCCTCCGGAACTGGGGCCCTTCCCCAAGCTGAATCCTGAATTCATCGTCCGCGCCGATCCGCAGGTGATCATGATCGGGCAGCGCAATGCGCTGGGTCTGCCACAACGCCCGGGCTGGGCAGGCATTCGCGCGGTGAAGCAGCAGCGCATCTGCGTCTGGGTGCCGGCGGAATCGGATGTGCTGGTGCGCCCCGGCCCCCGCATGTCAGAAGCCGCCGCCCTGATGGCCCGCTGTCTGCGGGACGCTGCAGCCGGCCCGGTGGCCTGGCCCTCGGTGCCCTTCAATGCACCGCCCGGAGGCATGCGCTGA
- the cbiB gene encoding adenosylcobinamide-phosphate synthase CbiB, giving the protein MMTSTPVWLPLLLPLAMLVAMAVDRLWGEPPVRLHPVVAMGRYLGLWRQWLQSRSPGGAFVGGAVAWLLGAAVVVGLALGAEWLVWHLIAPWSGMGPMLLAAGVLGLLLKPMLAWRMLREEVAAVETALAQSLDAGQQQLSRLVSRDTTVLTATEVRETAIETLAENLNDSVVAPLFWFAVAGLPGAALYRFANTADAMWGYRGPWEWAGKWAARVDDLLSYLPARLTGLMLVAWRPGLLRPLWREAGQTPSPNGGWPMGAMALRLDRRLTKPGHYQLHAAGAAVQAADMAAAQRLASGALVGCVSVLAVWAAGMRGLTPW; this is encoded by the coding sequence ATGATGACCTCCACCCCCGTGTGGCTCCCGTTGCTGTTGCCCCTGGCCATGCTGGTGGCGATGGCAGTGGACCGCCTGTGGGGCGAGCCGCCAGTGCGGCTCCATCCGGTGGTGGCCATGGGCCGATATCTGGGCCTGTGGCGGCAGTGGCTGCAGTCACGCTCGCCAGGTGGCGCCTTTGTGGGCGGCGCCGTCGCCTGGCTGCTGGGCGCTGCCGTGGTGGTGGGCCTGGCGCTGGGCGCGGAATGGCTGGTCTGGCACCTGATCGCCCCCTGGTCCGGCATGGGGCCGATGCTGCTGGCGGCGGGGGTGCTGGGCCTGCTGCTCAAGCCCATGCTGGCCTGGCGCATGCTGCGAGAGGAAGTGGCGGCGGTGGAAACCGCGCTGGCGCAGTCGTTGGACGCAGGCCAACAGCAGCTCTCGCGCTTGGTGAGCCGGGACACTACGGTGCTGACCGCCACCGAAGTGCGTGAAACCGCCATCGAGACCCTCGCGGAAAACCTCAACGATTCGGTGGTGGCCCCGCTGTTCTGGTTTGCGGTGGCGGGCCTGCCGGGAGCAGCGCTCTATCGCTTTGCCAACACCGCCGATGCGATGTGGGGCTATCGGGGCCCGTGGGAATGGGCCGGCAAATGGGCGGCGCGCGTGGACGACCTCTTGTCCTATCTGCCTGCCCGGCTGACCGGCCTGATGCTGGTGGCTTGGCGGCCCGGCCTGCTGCGCCCGCTGTGGCGGGAAGCCGGGCAGACGCCGTCGCCCAATGGCGGCTGGCCGATGGGCGCCATGGCGCTGCGCCTGGATCGGCGTTTGACCAAGCCGGGGCACTATCAACTCCATGCGGCAGGCGCAGCGGTCCAGGCAGCGGACATGGCCGCCGCCCAGCGCCTGGCCAGCGGGGCCCTGGTGGGTTGTGTGAGTGTCCTGGCCGTCTGGGCGGCCGGCATGAGGGGCCTGACACCATGGTGA
- a CDS encoding aminotransferase class I/II-fold pyridoxal phosphate-dependent enzyme, with translation MVTDATRPSDHGGTDAGPPVHYDFSTNAHPLGPPPAVLDAVLAADRQRYPDPTYTALRAHLADWHAVSADRVLPTAGGAEAIRRISLAALLAGVTRVCVPQPGFGDYQVAALTLGLAVVGYRNRQELVQTMDRPCLVWICDPCNPTGSTLNAADWAALDEAQRASGSHVVVDQAYEPLRLRGASSLPPSQADRLWRLICPNKALGLTGVRAAYLLAPVVDDWRPRVQSLAASWVLSAEGEALLRAWAQSEVQEELAESHRVLLEWVQDQQLRLATWGFEALAGSVTPFWMARLPELDARTDLDLDPALDLNLDLGAVRQLVLPTPPPSATPPSPPSPSPSPSPIAPPPPAAIPAMQPARLLPTTPAALLQALRLHGIKLRDASSFGYPGWVRLSVQTPQALLALMSALHQVLGPHHVSRRRSEAPSLPPTLDSPEDPA, from the coding sequence ATGGTGACCGACGCCACACGCCCTTCCGACCATGGCGGCACCGATGCTGGCCCGCCGGTGCACTACGACTTCTCGACCAATGCGCATCCGCTGGGCCCGCCCCCGGCGGTGCTGGATGCCGTGCTGGCGGCAGACCGTCAGCGGTATCCCGACCCGACCTACACCGCACTGCGGGCCCATCTGGCCGACTGGCATGCGGTGAGCGCGGACCGTGTCCTGCCGACCGCTGGCGGCGCGGAAGCCATCCGCCGGATCAGCCTGGCCGCCCTGCTGGCGGGTGTGACACGTGTGTGTGTGCCACAACCGGGTTTCGGCGACTACCAGGTGGCCGCACTGACACTGGGACTGGCGGTGGTGGGCTACCGGAATCGCCAGGAGCTGGTTCAGACGATGGACCGCCCCTGCCTGGTCTGGATCTGCGACCCCTGCAATCCCACCGGCAGCACCCTGAATGCGGCCGACTGGGCCGCCCTCGACGAGGCGCAGCGTGCCTCCGGCAGCCATGTGGTGGTGGACCAGGCGTATGAGCCGCTGCGGCTGCGGGGTGCTTCGTCCCTGCCGCCGTCGCAGGCGGACCGGCTCTGGCGCCTGATCTGCCCCAACAAGGCGCTGGGCCTGACCGGCGTGCGGGCGGCCTATCTGCTGGCACCGGTCGTCGACGACTGGCGCCCGCGTGTGCAATCGCTGGCGGCCAGCTGGGTGCTGTCAGCCGAGGGGGAAGCCCTGCTGCGCGCCTGGGCCCAGTCGGAGGTTCAAGAGGAACTGGCCGAGTCCCACCGCGTGTTGCTCGAATGGGTGCAGGACCAGCAGTTGCGGCTGGCCACCTGGGGCTTTGAGGCCCTGGCCGGCAGCGTGACGCCGTTCTGGATGGCGCGTCTGCCGGAGTTGGATGCGAGAACAGACCTGGACCTCGATCCGGCGCTGGATCTGAACCTGGACCTGGGGGCGGTGCGGCAGCTGGTGCTGCCGACGCCCCCTCCGTCTGCCACGCCCCCCAGCCCACCCTCGCCCTCACCTTCACCTTCACCCATCGCCCCACCGCCCCCCGCTGCGATCCCTGCGATGCAACCCGCTCGCCTGCTACCGACCACACCAGCCGCTCTGCTGCAGGCCCTGCGCCTGCACGGCATCAAGCTGCGTGACGCCAGTTCCTTCGGCTACCCGGGTTGGGTGCGGCTGTCAGTGCAGACGCCCCAGGCGCTGCTGGCCCTGATGAGTGCGCTGCATCAGGTGCTGGGCCCTCACCATGTTTCCCGTCGGCGCAGTGAAGCCCCTTCGCTGCCGCCCACCCTTGATTCCCCGGAGGATCCCGCGTGA
- the cobU gene encoding bifunctional adenosylcobinamide kinase/adenosylcobinamide-phosphate guanylyltransferase, which translates to MAAHQLIVGGQRSGKSRQAERLAQRWLATPGHQVSIIATALAHDEEMRQRIAHHQAERPKGFETLEEPLQLSEALRQHASPRRLLVVDCLTLWLTNWLMPMTGEPRLEDWRTECAALQQLLPSLSSPVIFVSNEVGWGVMPMGREVRAYVDELGRLNQLVARQCAELTLMVAGQPWTRPVVKDKE; encoded by the coding sequence ATGGCGGCACATCAGCTCATCGTCGGCGGCCAGCGCAGCGGCAAGTCGCGGCAGGCCGAGCGGCTGGCGCAACGGTGGCTGGCCACGCCCGGTCACCAGGTCAGCATCATCGCCACCGCATTGGCCCATGACGAGGAGATGCGGCAGCGCATCGCACACCATCAGGCGGAGCGGCCCAAGGGCTTTGAAACGCTGGAGGAGCCCTTGCAGTTGAGCGAGGCCCTGCGGCAGCACGCCTCTCCCCGTCGCCTGTTGGTGGTGGACTGCCTGACGCTGTGGCTCACCAACTGGCTGATGCCGATGACCGGCGAGCCGCGCCTGGAGGACTGGCGCACCGAATGCGCCGCCTTGCAGCAGTTGCTGCCCTCCCTGTCTTCGCCGGTGATTTTTGTCTCCAACGAAGTGGGCTGGGGTGTGATGCCCATGGGGCGTGAGGTGCGGGCCTATGTGGATGAACTCGGCCGCCTCAACCAGCTGGTGGCACGCCAGTGCGCCGAACTGACCCTGATGGTGGCCGGCCAGCCTTGGACACGGCCGGTGGTGAAGGACAAGGAATGA
- a CDS encoding TonB-dependent receptor plug domain-containing protein — MRLADVLGDLTLISRADIEKQGYGSLPDLLRNVAGIEMTRNGSAGANTSLFVRGAETRHTVVLIDGVRIDSQSTGGADWQNIPLSQIDRVEVLKGPASALYGSDAIGGVVQIFTRRGNGRTQVELGIGAGNLGTSRADASITGGTRQFDYAATLAVDRGTGFNNYVRTGTSSSNPDKDGWRNYSGSLRLGGQLSADHRLEAVAFKSRTNSAYDASKTADDRNITTTEAGRLAWTGQWSTALSTELSLSESRSELETKPTSLYLTQTRLRTATLQSFYRLDEHQQINALLERREDRLVNGSLVRQGKDTRSDNAVGLSYLLTAGAASLQVHGRHDDDQQFGGANTGTLAAGYRLGAGWRATASAGNAFRAPTLYQRGSIYGPDLSQPGVEALRPERAHSGELGLHWSDDRYDLGITTYRNKVRDLIAFGAAGTCPSSTGCYGNVSRATLRGTSLKAGAQLGMVHLSGHLDFSDPTDDSTGNTLIRRARRFGSLRADTQLAAWTLGATLQASGKRWNDATNKTRLGGYGLVNLDVQRSITRDWRVQLNIDNAFNRSYQTTTYYAQAPRTWMLTLRYAPSF; from the coding sequence ATGCGCCTGGCCGATGTGCTGGGGGACCTGACCCTGATCAGCCGCGCCGACATCGAGAAGCAGGGCTATGGAAGCCTGCCGGATCTGCTGCGCAATGTGGCCGGCATAGAAATGACCCGCAACGGCAGCGCTGGCGCCAACACCAGCCTCTTTGTGCGCGGCGCCGAAACCCGTCACACCGTGGTGTTGATCGACGGCGTACGCATCGACTCCCAATCCACCGGCGGCGCGGACTGGCAGAACATTCCCCTGTCTCAGATCGACCGGGTCGAAGTACTCAAGGGCCCCGCCAGCGCCTTGTATGGCTCCGACGCCATCGGCGGCGTGGTGCAGATCTTCACCCGCCGCGGCAATGGCCGCACGCAGGTGGAACTGGGCATCGGTGCCGGCAACCTGGGCACCAGCCGAGCGGATGCCAGCATCACCGGGGGCACCCGCCAGTTCGACTATGCCGCCACCCTGGCGGTGGACCGCGGCACCGGCTTCAACAACTATGTACGCACCGGCACCAGCAGCTCCAATCCGGACAAGGACGGCTGGCGCAACTACAGCGGCAGCCTGCGGCTGGGCGGACAACTCAGCGCCGACCATCGCCTGGAGGCCGTGGCCTTCAAGAGCCGCACCAACAGCGCTTACGACGCCAGCAAAACGGCGGACGACCGCAACATCACCACCACCGAAGCCGGCCGCCTGGCCTGGACCGGGCAATGGTCGACCGCCCTCTCCACCGAGCTGAGCCTGTCCGAATCCCGTTCCGAGCTTGAAACCAAGCCGACGTCCCTCTACCTCACCCAGACCCGGCTGCGCACCGCCACACTGCAGAGCTTCTACCGGCTGGACGAGCATCAGCAGATCAACGCCCTGCTGGAACGGCGTGAAGACCGTTTGGTCAACGGCAGTCTGGTCCGCCAGGGCAAGGACACCCGCAGCGACAACGCCGTAGGCCTGAGCTATCTGCTCACCGCAGGCGCCGCCAGCCTGCAGGTGCATGGCCGGCATGACGATGACCAGCAGTTCGGCGGCGCCAACACCGGCACGCTGGCGGCGGGTTATCGGTTGGGCGCCGGCTGGCGGGCCACCGCTTCGGCCGGCAACGCCTTCCGCGCGCCCACGCTCTACCAGCGCGGCAGCATCTATGGTCCGGACCTCAGCCAGCCCGGCGTGGAGGCCCTGCGTCCCGAGCGGGCCCACAGCGGGGAACTGGGCCTTCACTGGTCCGACGACCGTTACGACCTCGGCATCACCACCTACCGCAACAAGGTGCGCGACCTGATCGCCTTTGGTGCGGCCGGCACCTGCCCCTCGAGCACCGGCTGTTATGGCAACGTCTCCCGCGCCACGCTGCGTGGCACCAGCCTGAAGGCCGGCGCCCAGCTCGGCATGGTGCATCTCAGCGGACATCTGGATTTCAGCGACCCGACCGACGACAGCACCGGCAACACCCTCATCCGCCGCGCACGCCGCTTCGGCAGCCTGCGGGCCGACACCCAACTGGCCGCATGGACCCTGGGCGCGACCTTGCAGGCGTCCGGTAAGCGCTGGAATGACGCCACCAACAAGACGCGTCTGGGCGGATATGGGCTCGTGAATCTCGACGTGCAACGCAGCATCACCCGGGACTGGCGGGTGCAGTTGAACATCGACAATGCCTTCAACCGCAGCTACCAGACAACCACCTACTACGCCCAGGCGCCACGCACCTGGATGCTGACCCTTCGGTATGCGCCTTCGTTCTGA
- the cobT gene encoding nicotinate-nucleotide--dimethylbenzimidazole phosphoribosyltransferase, with protein MTTAEELIPTIASLQDSALAARLQHRIDRKTKPLGSLGRLEDLMLRLGVILGTETPALVEPQMMVFAADHGIAAHGVSAFPPEVTWQMVENFLSGGAAVSVLAHQHGLALSVVDAGVKHLFQPRAGLLIAKIAMGSGDMLAGPAMTTDQCATAVAAGKTLLQKRPGNVLLLGEMGIGNTSSAALLLSRLGGYPLVDCVGRGTGLDDAQLKHKLDVLTRALQRHPRATEPLAALAALGGLEIAMMVGAVLQAALERRVIVVDGFITGAAVLVASRLQPAVLERCVFAHRSQEVGHRLMLESLKAQPLLDLGLRLGEGSGAALAWPLLVSACQVLSDMASFDSAGVSDRH; from the coding sequence ATGACCACCGCTGAAGAACTGATTCCCACCATTGCGTCGCTGCAGGACAGTGCCCTGGCCGCCCGGCTGCAGCACCGCATCGATCGCAAGACCAAGCCGCTGGGCTCGCTCGGCCGCCTGGAAGACCTGATGCTGCGGCTGGGGGTGATCCTGGGCACCGAGACACCCGCGCTGGTGGAGCCGCAGATGATGGTGTTTGCGGCCGACCACGGCATTGCCGCCCACGGGGTGTCTGCCTTTCCGCCGGAGGTGACCTGGCAGATGGTGGAGAACTTCCTGTCCGGAGGCGCCGCCGTGTCGGTGCTGGCCCACCAGCATGGGCTGGCGCTGAGCGTGGTGGATGCAGGCGTGAAGCATTTGTTCCAACCGCGCGCCGGCCTGCTGATCGCCAAGATCGCCATGGGCTCAGGGGACATGCTGGCCGGCCCGGCCATGACCACCGACCAATGCGCCACCGCCGTGGCCGCCGGCAAGACCTTGCTGCAGAAGCGTCCCGGCAATGTGCTGCTGCTGGGTGAAATGGGCATTGGCAATACCTCGTCGGCGGCGCTGCTGTTGTCGCGTCTGGGGGGATATCCGCTGGTCGATTGCGTGGGCCGCGGTACAGGGCTGGATGATGCGCAGCTCAAGCACAAGCTGGACGTGCTGACACGCGCCCTGCAGCGCCATCCTCGCGCCACCGAGCCGCTGGCGGCACTGGCTGCGCTGGGCGGCCTGGAGATCGCGATGATGGTGGGGGCGGTCCTGCAGGCGGCGCTGGAACGGCGTGTGATCGTGGTGGACGGCTTCATCACCGGTGCCGCCGTGCTGGTGGCCTCGCGGCTGCAACCGGCGGTGCTGGAGCGTTGCGTGTTTGCCCATCGCTCGCAGGAGGTGGGCCACCGGCTGATGCTGGAATCGCTCAAAGCGCAACCGCTGCTGGATCTGGGCCTGCGCCTGGGCGAAGGCTCCGGCGCCGCACTGGCCTGGCCGCTGCTGGTGTCGGCCTGCCAGGTGCTGTCCGACATGGCCAGCTTTGACAGCGCCGGGGTGAGCGACAGGCACTGA